One Homo sapiens chromosome 3, GRCh38.p14 Primary Assembly genomic window carries:
- the PYDC2 gene encoding pyrin domain-containing protein 2 — protein sequence MASSAELDFNLQALLEQLSQDELSKFKSLIRTISLGKELQTVPQTEVDKANGKQLVEIFTSHSCSYWAGMAAIQVFEKMNQTHLSGRADEHCVMPPP from the coding sequence ATGGCATCTTCTGCAGAGCTGGACTTCAACCTGCAGGCTCTTCTGGAGCAGCTCAGCCAGGATGAGTTGAGCAAGTTCAAGTCTCTGATCAGAACAATCTCCCTGGGAAAGGAGCTACAGACCGTCCCCCAGACAGAGGTAGACAAGGCTAATGGGAAGCAACTGGTAGAAATCTTCACCAGCCACTCCTGCAGCTACTGGGCAGGGATGGCAGCCATCCAGGTCTTTGAAAAGATGAATCAAACGCATCTGTCTGGGAGAGCTGATGAACACTGTGTGATGCCCCCACCTTAA